One genomic region from Sphingobacterium multivorum encodes:
- a CDS encoding LacI family DNA-binding transcriptional regulator — translation MSQLTIVDLAKKLGLSKSTVSRAFRDNEDINPATKARILAMAEEIGFSPNVYASSLKANKSLTIAIIIPEFGNKFFSQAIKGIEAVARSKGYHTLIYVTDHQVQNEASIVRSLANGRVDGVIISASGEGKDHSHLQLLAERGIPVMFFDRAYDDWKGGYITGNDFDSAYLATKHLIDNACQRIAYLAINPHVSIGKVRKDGYEKALQEAGIPIRPELILDTVNDADQNMKDITSLIEKEKPDAIFASVERLAISSIRVAKQLAIRIPEDLKIICFSCLDIADLIDPALSVVKQPAYEMGQLVTKYLLDKMDDPTNDKFANSVYLDSQLIFQKSSLK, via the coding sequence ATGTCGCAATTAACAATAGTAGATCTGGCCAAAAAACTCGGCTTGTCAAAATCGACCGTTTCCCGTGCATTTCGGGATAACGAGGATATTAATCCGGCGACAAAAGCCCGTATTTTGGCCATGGCCGAAGAAATCGGTTTTTCGCCGAATGTCTATGCGAGTAGTCTGAAAGCGAATAAAAGTCTGACCATTGCGATTATTATTCCCGAATTTGGTAATAAATTTTTCTCGCAGGCCATCAAAGGAATCGAGGCAGTGGCACGCTCTAAGGGCTATCATACCTTGATTTACGTGACGGATCATCAGGTACAAAATGAAGCTTCCATCGTGCGCTCGCTGGCTAATGGACGAGTGGATGGTGTGATCATTTCGGCTTCGGGTGAGGGAAAAGACCATTCGCATTTGCAGCTGTTGGCAGAAAGGGGAATACCGGTCATGTTCTTCGACCGTGCATACGACGATTGGAAGGGGGGATATATTACGGGGAATGACTTTGATTCGGCTTATCTGGCAACGAAGCACTTGATTGATAATGCCTGTCAACGGATTGCTTACCTCGCCATCAATCCTCATGTTTCGATTGGTAAGGTGCGTAAAGACGGGTATGAAAAAGCTTTGCAGGAGGCGGGAATACCGATTAGGCCCGAGCTTATTTTGGATACCGTCAATGATGCCGATCAGAATATGAAAGATATCACCAGCTTGATCGAGAAGGAAAAACCCGATGCCATTTTTGCCTCAGTAGAACGTCTCGCCATTTCGAGTATACGGGTCGCCAAGCAGCTCGCAATTCGTATTCCTGAAGACCTCAAGATCATTTGTTTTTCTTGTTTGGATATCGCCGATCTGATCGACCCAGCACTGAGCGTAGTGAAACAACCTGCCTACGAAATGGGCCAATTGGTAACAAAATACCTGTTAGATAAGATGGATGATCCAACAAATGATAAGTTTGCTAATTCGGTTTATCTTGATTCCCAGCTTATTTTTCAAAAATCTAGCCTCAAATAA
- a CDS encoding Gfo/Idh/MocA family protein, with protein MKRREFIAKGIVSSLAFTIVPRVVLGGNGFLAPSDRINLGFIGVGKQSYTLMNGLNRCKEIASLAACDVDRNKLAAFIAATAKKQTELSKAQTEIKAYHHYRELLDRKDIDAVVIATPDHWHAQVAVDAAKAGKDIYCEKPLALTIAEGRAMVDATRKYKRVFQTGSMQRSSYNFRQAAELVLNGYIGKIKEINVSVGEPVKQCDLPAMPAPDYLDWDMWVGPSPYRGYNPILSPPLEDDKWAWWRGYRDFGGGYITDWGAHMFDIVQWALGMDESGPVQFNPPKAANSNSGLSFNYANGVRVNHVQWGVHNAIQFIGEKGKIEVSREFIRSNPENLANLKLSSTDRRLYYSDNHYQDWVDAIKKRSKPICDVEIGHRTSSVCNAINIAYELQKDLKWNPQKEQFDNDYANLMRSRPYRGEWDFRKF; from the coding sequence ATGAAAAGAAGAGAATTTATAGCCAAGGGGATTGTATCCTCTTTGGCTTTCACAATTGTCCCGCGCGTTGTGTTAGGCGGAAATGGATTTCTTGCACCAAGTGATCGTATCAATCTTGGATTTATCGGTGTCGGAAAACAATCCTATACTTTGATGAACGGTCTCAATCGCTGCAAGGAAATCGCAAGTCTGGCGGCCTGCGATGTGGACCGTAACAAGTTGGCCGCATTTATTGCTGCGACAGCGAAAAAGCAAACGGAATTGTCAAAAGCACAGACTGAGATCAAGGCCTACCACCATTATCGCGAACTATTGGATCGGAAAGATATTGATGCTGTTGTTATTGCAACACCAGATCACTGGCATGCGCAGGTTGCTGTTGATGCAGCTAAAGCCGGCAAAGATATTTATTGTGAGAAACCCCTGGCGCTTACCATTGCCGAGGGGAGAGCAATGGTTGATGCAACCCGCAAATATAAACGTGTCTTTCAGACAGGTAGCATGCAGCGTTCTTCCTATAATTTTAGACAGGCAGCAGAACTGGTTCTCAATGGCTATATCGGCAAAATAAAAGAAATTAATGTGTCTGTGGGCGAACCGGTCAAACAATGCGACCTACCAGCTATGCCAGCACCGGATTATTTGGATTGGGATATGTGGGTAGGACCTTCACCTTACCGCGGTTATAACCCGATTTTAAGCCCACCGCTTGAGGATGATAAATGGGCTTGGTGGCGTGGTTACCGTGATTTCGGCGGTGGTTATATTACCGATTGGGGAGCACATATGTTTGATATTGTGCAATGGGCATTGGGCATGGACGAATCTGGCCCGGTGCAATTCAATCCACCTAAAGCAGCAAATAGCAATAGCGGGCTTTCCTTTAACTATGCCAATGGAGTTCGGGTAAACCATGTGCAATGGGGCGTACATAACGCGATTCAATTTATTGGTGAAAAAGGTAAGATTGAAGTAAGCCGCGAATTTATCCGTTCGAATCCCGAGAATTTGGCCAATCTTAAATTGAGCTCTACAGATCGTCGCCTGTATTACAGTGATAACCACTATCAGGATTGGGTAGACGCGATCAAAAAAAGAAGTAAGCCGATCTGTGATGTTGAAATAGGCCATCGGACGAGCTCTGTTTGCAATGCCATCAACATAGCGTATGAACTTCAAAAGGATTTAAAATGGAATCCACAAAAGGAACAGTTCGACAATGATTATGCTAACCTCATGCGTAGCCGCCCTTATCGCGGGGAATGGGATTTTAGAAAGTTCTAA